The DNA region ctctttccctccagaccctcccctcttcctaactgcCCCATGACTGTTCAGGGTCCTACTGTCTCCATTCACCCTGCTTGAAACCCACGTGTCATCCTTGGACTCACCATTCTCTCTCACTTACCCCTCTCCCCCATACAATCTGTTGTAAAGAgctattgattttaccttcataacatttcccatatataccctcttctctcctgataTTGCCACCACTCTAATACAgactcatcacctcatgcctggattctTGCCATAGGCTGCTGGCTGTTCTcccttcctcagtttatcctctACTCtcctgccaaaatgatcttcctaagtgAAGTTCTGACCAggagcaccgcccccccccccccaaataaaacaaaacaaaaaaaaatgcctccatactcaataaactccagttgctctctgtcatctccaggatcaaatataaaagcctGTTTGGTGttgaaagtccttcataatcaGCCCCGCCCCAAActaacctttccagttttcttaacaTGCCCCACGCCGAGCCCTGTGCCCCCAGCACATGCACTGGCCTCTTTACTGTTCCTAGAACAGAACACTGGCCATTTTCATTTGTTATcctccatgcctgcaatgctttcccccctcatctctgcctcctggcttccttcagtctccagctaaaatcccatcttctacagggagcctttttctgatccctcttaattctactgaCTTCCCTCTCTTGGTTGTTTCCATTAGTGTTTCCtgttatcttctccattagactgggaCTGCTTCGTGCCTTCTTTTGAGTACCCAGCACTTAGACCACTGCGTGGCAACTTGGTAGTTACTGGCATGAAATGACTGATTCTTCCAGGGCTTGGTTTCTGGTCCATTTCAGTTTGGAATGGGAGGACACTCTGCCAAGGATCCATTCTGAGTCTCTGAGAATGAGATTTAGGTGTTAGGGCATGAGACCATGACAGACTCTCATCTCAGTTCCCCTAACACTCACTTCTGGACTGGAGGGACTTCCAGTGGGGGGACTTAAGGTGCTCCTGTTGAGGGGGGATTTCTGCTATCTCCCCCCTCAGACTGGTGCATTTCTGACAACAGCAGATGTCTCCCTCTCAGGCACTAAGAGCAGACCTACTCACTTTACTCAGACCTAGCTCACCTAGTGGTGAGGACTTCCTGAGGGCCAGGGTATGGTCTCCCACTCAGCATTTTGGGAAGCTCAGAAGGAGCAGCCATTAGTTTGGGAAGTTTCTTCACCTTACCCTGAGGGACTCGTTGCTGCTTTTGACAACCTAAACTTTCATGGATGACTGTGGCCACTGGGGATTTCACTTCCTCTTCAGGTCACGGGCGTGGGGGGCAGGTGGAAGTGACTTTAGGCCACTCTAGGAGAAGTAGTAGGGCAATgtctctcctcctactttccttttgACCAGGAGTTCATACATAATACTTGGTCATTCAATCTGACACCCTCATTTTTAGGAGAAGTGGTCTTGTCCCATGCCCATGCTCACCAGAAGAAGGGCCTGGACCAGCTCCACGTCTCCTGTATTCTCTCTAGCCCAGGGCTCTCCCTGGCCAGCCAAAGGTTCCTACTCCTGTTCCTTTGGAAGTACCTCATGACACATATGCTACCTCGTACATCAAAGTGGTGGCACCAGCTTCTTGCCTTGCCATAGTCGGTCATCACTGAAGTTAGAAGTACTGGGCTTGGCGCCCGAGAAGAGCTGTGAGGAGACACGGGCCCTTCATTCTTTGCTGAGGTGGGGGAGCATGGGTGTGGAGTGCTGCAGGTAACTCCAGACTTCTGGGATGaaattggttagttttgctgagttGTTTTATTCCTcagttttaattctttattataaaggatggctctccAGGCAGGGGTGGCAGTGGGGATATGTTGGGGAAGGTAGGTAATGTGAAAACAAGAGAtaccaataaacatttgttttaaaaaaaagaaggaactcTCACTAATGATAAGTGAGCCCTCCCTTTTTTGGGGGGCTCTACGAAGCTTCCACAGCTTACAGTGGTAGTTTCTGATGCTGAGTTTGTATCCCGAATGActctccctctgggcctcagtttcctcatctttgggTAATTTGGACTTTCCTCTTGGCTCTTCTGCCAATCCTGGGTTGGACTGGGCTCgggtaaagagaaagagagaagcagcTACTCCAATTTGAAGTCCCGATGAGGTCAGGCTGCACCGGGCTCTGGACCCGTCCATGCCActgtctcctttcctcctcccaagCGGTCTTTTCTGACGTGGGCCTTTAACCCTCTGATCTCCCCTCCATCTTTCATGGGCTAGACTTTTCCAACCATGGCCTGTAGGAATCTCAGACTTTCCTCGTCCaaacccttccccttttcctaacttctgTTTCCATCAAGGATACCACCTTCCTCCCTGTTTAGTGTCTGAGACCTCAGGGCTGTCCTGGACAGTTCATTCTCCTTAACCCCGCCATATCCAGCAGTGGTCAGATTTTGTCCATTTGCCTCTTTCACAGGACCTCTCACCTGGTCTTTTTCAGTCACTTCCTCATCGATCTCCCCCGCTCCAGTCTTTCCCTGCTCCAGACGTCACCCCCAAGGCCTCCCAggcctccttccccaagagcagATTGGGCCacatccctcccctgccccagggcTTTCAGGGGCTCTGCCTTGtgccaggaaaatcactttagcagctctATGGAGGATGGAGTAAATGGGGAGAAATCGGAGGAAGGGAGGCCAAATAGCGCTTCCTCACCTCTGTCCCGTGGAATCCCTCGATTCCTCCCAAGCCTTGTTGAGGCCCAGCTGAGGGAGTTGTTGGTCCTccctaccccactcccacccctagtTGGTTTGTATTTAAGCCATATACCTGTGCTTCCATGTACCTGTGCTTCcggccccctcctccctcccaaccttGGAACGGTTAGCTCCTTGTGGGGCTTGTCTTGTACAGGGCCAAGCACGTAGTGAGTACTCaggaaatgcttgctgaattcaTATAGGGGATTGTGGGATCCCAGATCAAAAGCTGGAGGGCACCTCAGGGGCTGTCTAgtctaatcctcttattttacagaggggaaactgaggcccagggaaggaaggaaacaaggatgtattaaatgcctgctatgtgccaggcatttgctGAATGTTCTACAAATATCGTCTGACCTTTACAATAACACTTcgaggtagatgctattcttatccctGTTTTGGTGTTGAGGAAGCTAAGACAGACAGAagtcaaagtgacttgcccagggtcacaaagctcataggtgtctgaggccacatttgaactcgggtcttcctgcctccaggcctggtgctttatcagCTGCACCTCCTCGGTCCAGTGACCTACCCACGTCACATGGCTCATaaacatcagagacaggatttgaaccctggtcctcttaATCTGCTTCTGTATTAAATGTGGAGAttaatgatctctgaggtccaggTCACTTCTGACATTCTTTTAAGGtcccccccgcccctgcccccagctctgacagtctgagCTGTATGACTCTCGCTCAGCAGAAGCGGCAGCTCCACAGATGATAAGCTCTTTATTAGTCAGATCCTTGGGGTGACCGGATTAGTCTCCCCCACTCTGTCCTCCATCCCCACCCGAGATGAGCCGGCTGATGTGAGTCTGCCCTTACCCAGCCCCTTCCAAATAGCTGTGGGGAAAGCTGATGGAGCCAGTTTCCAAGGTCCTTGGGGGCAGGCAGTTGGTTTTCCCTTTGTCCGTTTGGCAGACCCGGGCTTGCCTCATGCCTGGGGTTCAGGATGGGAGGTAGCCTCCCCACTTCTTACACTGGCCCATGCTGGGACCAGGGATCCCGCTCTCCAAGATCGAGAGCTTCGTATTCACCCAGGGCTGTGGCAAAGAGTGTGCTTTCAAATCTGGGCGCAGTTCTGGGGACTGGCAGAGTCCTTAGCCCTGAGCCATTTCCACATGCGGTAAGACACAAAGGTCACAAGGATCAACCCCAGCATGCAGCCACCTGTCCATAGGGCTGCTGAGTTGTCCGAGGTTTCCCTATCAGGCACTGTGAAAGGAAATGGGGTTCCATGAGGGATGTGCCCCTGCCCAAGCTCTGATCCCACTCCCCTGCCTTCCAcaagccctgccctgccctcccttAGGGACTTACGTATGGGCTTGTCCAGGTAATAACTATCCTTTCGGCCCCCAGGTTCAAGTTGGCACTGGTATAGTCCCCTGTTGTGGGGCCCTGGATGCGGTAGGATTAGGGTGTCTTGGGCCCCAGCCTCCTGTCTCTGGTAGTCTGCCAGTCTGCCTGGGGCTTGAATCCAGTGCACCAATGCCCCAGGTTCACAGTCTGCCTGGCATGTTAGCTTCAGGGCACCCCCATTGGCCCCTGGCTCCCAGGATGGGAATATCTTGGGGAGGCAAGGATAGCCAGAGCTGGAGTTTGAGGTAGGGGCTAGTGAAGGCCCAGGGCTCAGAGTTAGGGGGGATGCTGTGGTGTCAGGGACGCTGGGACTGTAACCTGTTACTGTAGAGGCTTCTGAGGAGGTCAGAACCAGTCCCACAGTGGTCTTTGTTGGCAGAGGGGTGCTTGGTTCTGGGGATGTCATCCTGGAAATGactgggaaaagaaagggggattTTTTACTGCTTTACAGAAGAAGGTGTCTCTTtagcaccccctcccccaacttaaTGAGTGGctacttcctccccctcccctcactaAGAGAATTGGGGCATGGGTCTccttgggggaaggaagagatccttttccagaggaaggaaggagacattGTCCCGCCCTAAGAGTCTCAAACCAGGTCAGGCAAATACTACAAGTGGAAACTCAAGAGTGTCCtaatgtggggggagggaggacatttagggaggaaggcagatgacaccaggtgggcctggaagaGGGGGTTGAGTCCAAAGGGCCTGGGCTGGTTGGGACTCACCAGCGATGGCCCGGCTATGGTTGAAAATCTGCTGCTCCAGCTTCATCTCTGCCAGGCAGCGGAGCTCGGGTCCCAGCGTCACAAGCTCCGCTGGCAGGGCCCAGTGTTCAGTGATCCAGTACACCTCCAGCTCCTCCCCGGTCTCTGCTTCGTGCTCGAGCCCAATCTCCCTGTTCAAGAGCTGCAGGCCCCCCAGCTTCTCATCGCCCCGGTACCAGGTGAAGGTCACACTGTCAAAAGGACTGACCTCTCGGGCTGAGCAGACCAAGGTGGCATCTTGCCCAGGGACCAGGGTGCTTGGGGACACTTCCAGTTTGTCAGGAAAGGCTGAAAGAGTCAGTGAGGTTGATGAGAATGGTCCTGGATTCTTGCTATTTGTACCTCTCTCTATCTGCCCCTTGTcactcttgggtttttttttggggggggcgggtaGATGgagaggcaatcggggttaaatgacttgcccaggctcacacagctagtaagtgagatCTGAGTTGAACTCTCAGTTTTTCTGTCCGTTTCTCATTGGTTTCTTTTCTCTcaacctctgcctgtctcagggTTGGAAGGGCCATAATAAATTAGCAGCcttagccttctcattttacaaatgtgcaaactgaggcacataaaagTGAAGGGACCTGCCTCAAGCTGTGCCCCAACACAGTGAGTCGGGATCAGAGCCAGGTCTCCTGTCCCTCTAAAATGGACTGCTCAGCTTGGGTCATTAGCAATAATTAATTAACCCTTATGTTCATACAGCATTTCCTCATTCTTTATCTGATCCAATCCTCCCAACAACTTTATTAGGTCAAAGGCTAGATTCCGCTTATAGAGGGGAAAGCAAAGACCCAGAGAGGAGGTGGGACTGGCCCAGGGCCAACGTTGGGTACCTGGGGCAGAGCTGGGACCCTGCCCGCTTTGTGTCCTGCCTCCAGCTAGAGAGCAGTGCCCTGCCAGAGTCCTTCTTGCCTGCTCAGGTTTCTTGCCAGGATGGGACTTACCATATACCAGCAGCTCGACACTGTTCTGGTAGGTCCTGCCTTGGCACGTGCTGATGCACACCTTGATCCCCGCCATAGAGAGTGTGGCCTCGGGGATGGTCAGGACGCTGAGGCCTGGCCTCGAGGAGACGTGACCCAGGCTGGTATCCAGtcccttccactgtaccatggcTTCCTTCTGAGGGCAGGCCAGAGAGCATCGGAGCTGAATGGAACCTCCAGCTCGGACCACCGGACGCTTTGGCTCCACTCGCAAAGGGCTCTCTGCTTCCCCAGGTGCCCCTAAAGAGGACAGGTAGAAGGGGAGGGcctctggggtggggtgggggcagggaagggaccTCTCTTGGCCAGGGACAGGGTTTTAAATGTGATTACCTTTCAAGGCTGAAAGATCTTTTTAGCTGCCCCTGGGCTTGGGGCTTgacatcataagatcataaattggACTTAGAGCCCAAAGAGACCAGAGATattccagtccaaccccttcatttcccaGATATGAAGTGATTTTCACCAGGTCAAAGAATCAGGATTCAACCCCAAGACCCCCGATGTCAAATTGACGtccacatacacatgcacacacccctTCCTAGGGACATCCAGGCATAGTGGATGCCCACTAGCCATAAGACCTTGCAACAGTCACTTCTCACTgtccctcggtttcctcatctgtagaatgaaggagtCGGATGAGGTGGCCGTGAATTCCCGTTCAGCCATGGTCCCATGGTTGGGTGGTCAGCTTGGCcgcctcccccatccccatcacTCCTCCTTCCACCATCATTTGGTGGGATGCAAGATCCTGAGCTGTGCCCCAACTCTGCAACCCCAGGGCCCCCAGACACTAAATTCATGGATCTGTCTCAGAGAATTCTGTGGCTTCAAGGGCCCTTAgagcatggaatgtcagagctagaaggaacgtTTGAAGATGGAAGATCAGACTTGGAATGGCTGGGAACACAGTCTACAAGGCTGGGAGGGACTTTGGAGACatgaatgaatgaggaaataaaataaaaacgtCCTGTGTGCTGGAGTTACAAATACAAGACGGATGATTTTTGGCTTCCAAGAGCTGACATTCGAATGGGCAGTGGGGGCCAGGGAGTCTCAGGGATGGTGAGAGGAGCCTTTGGGCTGGAAgcaggaggggtgtgtgtgtgtgtgtgtgtgtgtgtgtgtgtgtgtgtgtgtgtggcctgaGTGGTTGGTTAGAAGGGATGGGAAGCATGCTCTGGTCTGGGGCCAGCTAGATAGAGTAGGTGAGTTTGCACTCAGTACCAATCAAGATATCTAAGCCCTaatttttcagatggagaaactgaggcccagagagggggaatGACTTAGGATCATAGTATCAAGAACTTGCTGGGGCCTTAGAGACcagtctagtccaaccctctcatttcacggAGGAGGAAGCCAAGTatgggagaggttaagtaacaggCCTAAGCTCTGGaaggagcagagctgagatttgaactcaggtctcttcctTACCTCCTTTCCCCTACTTCACGGTGACTTGTGAGGGTGACAAGGCCCATCTGAGATAAAGGTGGTACCAGAACCCTGGGGACAGCATCACTCTCCACCTTACTGAGAGGCCCCGTTAAACAGTCGGGAGAGAGGGAACTTACCGCAACTAGCCTGGccttggaggaagaagaggaggaggatgacgaGGTAGCTTCGGTgggtgaggaaaggaagggagaggaggagagggagggccACTTCCTTCATAGCTCACTCCCGCTGAGACAGCCACCTCACAGCCGCTGaagcttccctttcctttctctctctgagccCCTTCTGGAGACCCCTCTTAAGTAGAGTCAGTCTGACCCCGCCTCCTCTTTCTGGAGGATTTCCAGTGGCAGGGACTTTTCTCTGCCCAAGGTGGGACTCTCCTGAGGCCTGGGGAGAACAGTTGGATCACTGGGGGAGCCGATGCAATGAGGTCTCCTGCCCTGGAATGGCCTATTTACAAATGCGGGGGAGGGGCGTTGGATAGGTTGGCATCTTGGGGACCCTGAGGGAGGGAAGCCTGGGCTCACAGCAATACCAGGTCAAGAAGATACAGTTTGCTTCAAAGAGGAGTCTCCTGAGCCCCCccatggtggtggtgttggtggggTTTCTTTCCAGCAGTGGTGAAGAGCTCCCCATAGCCATCCATACTCTGTGCCCATGTAAGGCTGATACCAAGGGCAGGGCTCCACCCCAGGCTAGATAAGAGGGTCTCAGGGTATTCCTTCCCAGAGTGGCCTTCCAGAGGCACTACTAAAGCTCCTTCTTCTCCCACCCTTTCATCTTGGCCTATGGAGCAGCATTGGGTGCAGTGGGAAAAACTTTGGATCTATAGTCAATGGGTCCATGTCCAGTTTGGATGCTCACTCCCTGTGTgctcaagtcacttcactcccaggggtcctctttcctcatctgataAATGAGCGTGCTGAAGTCATTggccctctgaggtccctatgatcctatgatgggGGTGGCACAGTTTTGGGGTGTCTTTGCCCAAGGTGGGGTGACTTTCCCCTCTCTCTATCTCCAGCATGGCTGCCCTTTCAAAGTAAAACTCCCAGAAGCCTTCAGTCTGAAAGGGTTGTATGAGCAGCCATGGGCCTGGTCACAGCTCTCCTTGGAGATCCGGAGACCAAAGCCAGGGATTGTTCTGTGGGCTTCAGCATGGAGGAAGGAACTTTGGGCCTCCTTGGTAGCTAGGAGAACACGAGGACCCAGAAAGGAAAGACTTGGAAGTTTCTCTTCCACTTACTGGAAGGCTTCAGGGACTGTGTGGGAAGCGACGTCTGGAAATGATAATAAAGACCAGGCTTACGGATCGTCTGCCCACGTCAAGGTTTTTCAGCTGAGGATCTGGAATTCCCCATCTTTCTTCCTGGAGCTTGGAGGTGGTTTTAGGCCTGGCCTCCCCCTTCTTACCCTCTAAACCAGGCTCCAGAAATTGCTTCTTCCTGCCCATGGGAACTTTAGACAAAGCTCTGCTCCCTGTTCCCTAGTCCATCCTTATCTGGCATCCTTCACCAGCCCTAAGAGCCGTATTTCCTCATTCCCCCATCTTTCCATCGTCACAAGGGTAAAGCTGGGTCTTACATGGGCAAGCTTGGCAAATATCCATTCTGGAGTACAGCCTCACTGCCCAGGCCTCAGAGGCAGCCACAGGGCTTGGGAATCAAAGGGTCTGGGTctgctgggtgactttgggcaagtgtctccccttctctgggcctcagctccccCACCTGTGAAAAGAAGGAGCTGGACTTGTCTGCCTCTGCAGCCCTTGCAGCTCTGACACGCTGTGTCTTATTTGAGGTCCCTCACACCTACAAATCCTAGAGCTCACAAGCTCTAAGGGACTTCAAccacctcatttcatagatgaggaaacctagaACTACACCCAGCTTGGGCTGCATCAAGAGAGGTGGGGCGTCCAGAATAAAGGAGTCAGGAGATGTCCCCTCTCTGGCACTCTGTCCTCATCAGGTgacaaaggggaaggggaaatgaaagcacatagtaggtactaggCACAGggttaagtgctttttacaaatggtatctcatctgatcctagGGAGATGTGTGCCGTTATGATCCccattatgtccattttacagatgaaggaactcagGCAAAcgaaggtgaaatgacttacccagggtcacgcagctataAGTgcctaaggctgcatttgaactcaggtcttccttactttggGCCCCCAGCGCTCTATTGCACCACCTAATTGCTTCTAACGAATGATTGTGTTCAGTTGTGGGGACCCCATTTCAGGAATGATGTTGACAGggcttcacctctgtctgcctcagttttcttttctttaaaatgggggtggtaGGTCACCTGCCTCCTAGAGTTGTCACAGGGATCCGatgtgataatatttgcaaatcactttgtaACCCTTAGAGTGTTCCATAATACCAGCTATTCTTATGTGTGCTTCTATAGAATGTCATCTTCTTGGGAGGCCAGGACTGTGGAGATTTTCTCTTCCTATCGCCAGCGCGATACCATACCCGGACCCTAGCAGGCACTTATTTGTTAATCCCttggctctgaggtccctttcagttctgagattctgtgaaaggATGGGCCCAGACTCACTCGGGGAGAAGAGCTgaggttcaaacccaggtccttagcTCCCCAGCCCCCTGTTCTTTGTACTGCGCTGCCCTGTCTCTTCCAGCCCTGTCCTGCTCACGAAGGCTCCTTCCTTGTAGCTCTGAGGATCTATCAGCATGGCTAGAGATGGGCAGCTTCCCTAACTTGCTCCCTTTGCTTTCCACTTCCCTGAATCCCCACCAAGCCTCcccactcttctcttcccttaGTCCTCCCTGAGTCTTTTTTGGTTCCAGTAAAGGCTAAACAGGAAGCCAGACAGAAGGTGAAGGTCAGGAGTGGAGACCCCAAGGGTAATGAAGAATAGACCGAGGTCCCGGGCACATCCCAGCAGAGCAGGCTGAGGGGCTGGGGCGCTTCCCCGGGAAGCTGGGTCCTTAACCCCAGTCCTCTCTGTTTATTTTTACTCCCAACACACCCATCTTATCTCTGGCTCAGAGGAGAAGACTGAGGATGGTGATTAATGGGTTACTTCCCTCGTCCATTTCCTAGCTAAATCAGATCTAAATCCCCAGTTCCAAGGCTCCGACAACAAGccgacccccaccccccaagagaGTGAGGCCATAAGAACTTGAGGCATTGCCGAGCCTGCCACTGAAAAATTTCTCAACGAGATCATGGCCTTGATTCTTAGGACAACTCTGACCAGTAGGATGGATAGCCAGGGGGTCTCCCCTTTCTAGGCTGGGGGATTTGGTTCTAGGCAAGGCTAAGTGACTCATCTGAAGTCACAAGGGAGGTCTTGGGGTGGTGTTGGGTTGAAATAGCCctggcctggaagtcaggagatgcccctctctgggcctcaatttacctttagagtctcttccagctctgacattctgaatTTCTTGACTCCCAGACTGAGGGCCTTTGTACCATACCAAAATGTTTCCCTTATCACCTCCTAGGATCATGGAATTTAAAAcggaaaggaaccttagagtacATGTAGTCTAACCCTcactttagagctgaaagaggcacagagagggaagTGCCTTttgccacagtcacacaggtgaTGAAGCAGTTTACCTCCAAGGCGCACCCAtatcctccaactccaaatgaAGGGCCCTTTTCACCCTGCCCCATTGTCACCATTCCTGGGAGGAAGGGGCAGGGATGCTTTTCTTGCTTTGAGAGGCAAGAGCAGTCGCTTGTGATTGGCTGATAAAGCACAGCAACCAATGGTGGAGCCTCTGAGAATGGAATGCAGGCCACTGCCTGAGGCAGTCCCAGGCTTTGCCACATTTAAACTGGGTTTATTGGTTATCCCTTTTATCCCTCGTGGTCATGGTTAGTCCTCTGGAGCAGTGAGTCCAGCAGCTATCCCCACCAGGCCCTTCTCAGACAGCTGGCTAAGCACATGGAGGTGGAGGCAGAGCTTTGCTATTTTGTCCCTAAAGCCTCTCACCTGTTTCCTGGCATTATCCtggctcccttcccccacccagggGAATAAGCCTGTTCACAGAGCTCTAGGAGCTgcaaccctcccccaccccccacccccagcagagcCTTCTTCTTACTAAGCCAGACTAGAGGCCCTACTAGCTTGGAGAGGCTCATTTTCGAAGACCCTGGCTTAGGAAGTGAGGGAGGGTCTAGCTCTGAGCCCTGGGTCTCCTGCTTAGACCTTCTCTTTCTAAGCTTTAGCTTCCTCTTTGTGGAATTGGCCTAAGAATCCTTCCTCAGCTCCTCCCTCAGCCtatggttgttgtttgtttgtcctCCATTTTCAGAGGACCAGGGACATCATGGAGTCAGGTCTTGACTTGGACAcaaattggattgaagtgaggcagagttgcacaaactcctcagcctcactctgtcttccagagtcatccaagtccagtggcaggacaaaagtcagcaTGACTgttgatggccctggatgcaatgcATGGCCTTGGCATATTTGATGGCtgcccaagctctaagcacttcgTAGTATCTGCTTCAGCCGGCTGTtcacatctgcccattctgcggagggaagtctttacatgcttggggtacacATCCCCTTAActtactgatgggtttgaggcctcttGTTACCCTATCCTGGTTTAGCTTGTCTACTGAAATGGTTTCACTGGGGTGTGGCCAcggtacatgctacagcttcttggtgcCCCACATGAGAGatggtggatgagcagccctgaaaagggcttggcaaggcCTCACACCAGAGATACTAGTCCTCCTGGAACACCTCATATGCCCCTTCCTCAGGCTAAAAGCCAAAGGAGATAAGTCTATATGGACTCTAGCaattgtcacatagtaggtgcttaataaatacttgtggatcCATAGTACATTAATGGATaggaaagggctttgaaaaccttagagtCCTGAGGAAATATaagatataatacatatattttactGGTAGTACTTACTTACatgccagatactgtactaaggaacgggaatacaaatacaagcaaaaagaaagacagtccctgcccgcCAGGAGCTTCCACTCTAATGGGAGAAGCTATCCTGTAGAAAGGAtctgaaaagggaggggaaggaaggtaaAATAAGAGTGGAAAAGTTTAGGGAGTCAGGGGCTGAGCCAGGGCAGAAGTGAGCTTGGCATTAACATAGGcacttcctcaaatggaggttgCAGAGGAGTAACTCACCCATAGgaggaggaatgaatgaaaaaatgaaaaatattttattaagggCTTTCTATGTTgcaagcactgttctaagcactagggacacaaatgcagaagcaagacagttcctgccctcaagaagcttaccttctaataggAGGGCGATCACATATAAAGGGGTGTAGTGGCCTTGAAAGTTCCAGAGCATGAGAGGTCATAGGGCTACAGAATGGTATGCTGTTTTTCAGAAGCATCGGTGGTTTTAATTTTATTACTGTTCCCAAAGTAGGTGATGGAAAAGGAGGGGGGGAGCACTTTGGCAGGGTTGATGGAAGGATGTATGGAGAGAAGCGTGGTGGGGTCAGGCGCTGCTAGACAGAGTGGTTCCTCCCCAATCAGGACAGCGCCTCCCAGGGTGGGAGTTCCAAAGATGAATCTGATCTGAGGTCCATGTGAGGGGTTTCAGCAACATCAGGGCAGAAGGCAAGAAAGGTGGCTGTGGTGAAGTGTGTCAGGACTGATTCCAGTAGAATATAGTTGTCACTGAACCtctaggcctcggtttcctcgtctataaaataagaCATTTGACCTAAATGTCCTTTACTGATCCCTTTCCATTCGCAAGTCCTATGACCCGTGACTAAGTAGAATGGATTTGTCTCTGGTCCCTGCCTCTCGCCACCACCAGGTGGCTCCCTAATCTCACTTCTCCCAGCCCTGGAATTCCTcaggtttccatttcc from Trichosurus vulpecula isolate mTriVul1 chromosome 1, mTriVul1.pri, whole genome shotgun sequence includes:
- the MADCAM1 gene encoding mucosal addressin cell adhesion molecule 1, with product MKEVALPLLLSLPFLTHRSYLVILLLFFLQGQASCGAPGEAESPLRVEPKRPVVRAGGSIQLRCSLACPQKEAMVQWKGLDTSLGHVSSRPGLSVLTIPEATLSMAGIKVCISTCQGRTYQNSVELLVYAFPDKLEVSPSTLVPGQDATLVCSAREVSPFDSVTFTWYRGDEKLGGLQLLNREIGLEHEAETGEELEVYWITEHWALPAELVTLGPELRCLAEMKLEQQIFNHSRAIAVISRMTSPEPSTPLPTKTTVGLVLTSSEASTVTGYSPSVPDTTASPLTLSPGPSLAPTSNSSSGYPCLPKIFPSWEPGANGGALKLTCQADCEPGALVHWIQAPGRLADYQRQEAGAQDTLILPHPGPHNRGLYQCQLEPGGRKDSYYLDKPILPDRETSDNSAALWTGGCMLGLILVTFVSYRMWKWLRAKDSASPQNCAQI